A window of Anaerobaca lacustris genomic DNA:
GTCGCGGGAGACGCCCTTTGGCAGTTTGGAAAGGGCCCGCGATGCGGTGCGGTCGTTGAAGCGGTCCGGCGGCCGAGAACTGCCCAAGGGTGGGGTGAAGGTTGTGATTGGAGCCGGAGAGTATCCGTGGGAGCGTACGCTGCAACTGACTGGTGAGGATTCGGGCACCACCGAGGCGCCTGTGGTCTACGAGGGGCCGGATGATGGGAAGGCCATTCTTCGCGGCGGTGTGCGGGTCACGGGGTGGAAGCCGATCTCGGATGCAGCCGTTCGCGACAAACTGGATGAATCGGTTCGTGGTCGCGTGCTGCAAGCCGACCTCAGGGCGCTGGATGTGGACGACTGGGGTGATGCGACCTCGCTGCGTCGTCAGCCGGAACTGTTCGTGGACGGCAAGCCGCAGACGCTCGCCCGCTGGCCGAATGAGGGCTTTGTCAAGACTGGGGAGATTCTGGGCACCGACACCTTCAAGGTCTGGAACACGATCGAAGGCTGCCGGGATGGGAAGTTCCGCTATGTCGAGGATCGGCCGAGCCGCTGGCTCGATGAATCCGACGTGCGGCTCTACGGCTATTGGTTCTGGGACTGGTTCGAAGAGTATCAGACGGTCGTTTCGATCGACGCCGAGGAAAAGACGTTCACGCTGGCCCGGCCTTATTCCAACTACGGTTATCGCAAGGATCAGCGCTACTACGCGTTGAACGTCTTTCGCGAACTGGACGCCGAAGGCGAATGGTACCTCGATCGCCAGGCGAGGATCGTTTATTGGCTGCCGCCACAGGGACTCGACGTGTCCAAGGCCGAGGTGGTTCTGAGCGTATTCGACCGGCCCTTCATCACGCTGACCGATGTCGAGCACCTGGTGGTTCGCGGTCTGACGCTTCAGGAAGGACGCGGCGACGGCATCCACGTCCGTGGCGCGGCCGAATGCCTCATCGCCGATTGCACGCTCCAGCGGTTCGGAGGCGACGCGATCGTCGTTGAAGGCGGTCTGCATCACGGCATCTTCAACTGTACGATGCGCACGCTTGGCTGCGGCGGGACGCGCGTGGCCGGTGGCGACCGCCGGACGCTGACGCCGGGGGGGCACTTCGTCGAGAACTGCACCGTCTCCAATATCTCGCGCCTGAAGCGAACCTACGCGCCGGCCGTGCATCTCGACGGCTGCGGCAACCGCATCGCCCACAACCTCTTCGAGGACATTCCATCGTCGGCGATGCGGATCGAGGGCAACGACCACCTCATCGAACTGAACTGGATCCGCAACGTCGTGCGGGAATCGGACGACCAGGGCGGGCTCGACATGTTCGGCAATCCGCTCTATCGCGGCGTCGTGATCCGCTGGAACCGCTGGAGTGATATCCGGGGCGGCACGCAGCACGGCGCCGCCGGCGTACGGCTGGACGATATGATCTCCGGCGTCGCCATCTACGGCAACCTCTTCGAGCGGTGCGGCGCCGTCCACTTCGGCGGCGTCCAGATCCATGGCGGCAAGGAGAACCTCGTCGAGGGCAACCTGTTCGTCGATTGCCTGGCCGGACTGACCTTCAGCCGTTGGGGCGAGTCGCGCTGGCTCGAAGCGATCGAGCGGTTTCTGCCCCAGGCAGCCGAGCCGGCTTATGCGAGCCGCTATCCCGAACTGGCCGACCTTAAGGGCGATGCCAACGTCAACATGATCGGGCGTAACCTCTTCGCCCGGTGCGAAAGCGTCTTCCAGCGCGACGGCGGCGTTCAAGTGGCCGCCCTCAACGCGGTGGCCGATGGTGCTCTGGCCCAACAGATCGCATCCGGTGTAACGCTGTCCGCTGATTCCAGTCTGCTGCGGTCGATCCTTTTCGAGCCGATCCCGGTCGATGAGATCGGACCATACAAGGTGAATCGCCCATAGGGGGCACGGTCGGCGGGTTTTTTGCTCAGATGGCACGGTCCTATTGCCGATAATCCATTGACTGTACTGATTTTGCGATTGTTTGCAAAAGCGGGGCCCTCGGATTACGATAGGGACCCATAACCATCCAAAGCCTGGGCAATAGGATAGCGCTGAAGTGACGCAAGACGGAAGTCAAACCGAACTGTCGGTGGTGGTGCCGCTGCTCGACGAACGGGACAATCTTCGCCCGCTGTACGACCAGATCAAACAGGCCATCGACGGACGCTACGCATACGAGATCCTCTTCGTCGACGACGGAAGCACTGACGGCGGCTTTGACATTCTGACGGAGTTCCACAGCGCCGATCCCCACGTGCGGGTGATTCGGTTCCGCAAGAACTTCGGCCAGACGGCGGCGCTGAGCGCCGGGTTCGCCCACGCCAGGGGGGACGTGATTGTCGCGATGGACGCCGATTTGCAGAACGACCCGGCCGACATCCCCATGCTCGTCGCCAGGCTCCATGAAGGTTATGACGTTGTCAGCGGCTGGCGTAAGGAGCGGCATGACAAGGCCCTGACGAGACGGCTGCCGTCACGCATGGCGAACTGGCTGATCTCGACGATCACCGGTGTCAAGCTGCACGACTATGGCTGCACGCTCAAGGCGTATCGGCGGGAGGTCCTGGCCGAGACCAAGCTCTACGGCGAAATGCACCGCTTCATCCCGGCCCTGGCCAGTTGGAGCGGGGCGAGGATCACCGAATGCGTGGTCAACCACCGGCCCCGGACGGCCGGGGTGGCCAAATACGGACTGGCCCGCACGTGGAAGGTCATCCTCGATCTGATCACGGTCAAATTCCTCGGCTCGTTTTCCACCAAGCCGATCTACATCTTCGGCGGTCTGGGCGCCCTGACGGCAGTGGGGGCAGTCCTCTCCGGCCTGATGGTCCTATATCAGAAGTTCATCGCGTCGTACCATCTGGCGATGAATCGCAACCCGCTCCTGGTCCTGACGGCCATGTTGATCACGGCGACGATCCAATTCGTTCTGATGGGCCTGCTCGCCGAGTTGCTCGTGCGAACGTACCATGAGTCCCAGGGTCGACCGACATATGTCATCCGAGAGGTCCTCGACGCATCGGGCCCCGTGGAGAGAAGTGAATGAGCAAGATCCCCAAGCGAAACAAGCCTCTCCACGGACGCTCGGCCCATGCCGGCGAAAAACGGAAGGTTCTTGGCGATGGGCGCAAGGCGCACTTCCTGACTGTGGCCCTGATCCTCGTTCTGGCGGGCGTGCCGTTCGGTCTGGGCAAGTACTTCGAGTTCAACAGCCCTGAGCCGTTCGACGGAGGGGCCTATCTGTACTCGGCCCAGCGCGTTCTGTCCGGGGCGCGAATCGGCGTGGAAGAGAAACCCAGCGCCCAGGCCGGAACGCTCCTGGTGAACATGCTGGCGGTGCGGCTTTGGGGCTTCAAGGATATCGGACCCAAGGTGCTTCAGATGATCTTTCAGGCCGCCGCCCTGGTCTTCATGTTCGTCACGATGCGCCGACTCTTCGGAACGCTGGCGGCCGCCATCGGGGTCATCGTTGCCTCCGTCTACCTCTCGGCGCCGCTGATCGCCAAGTACGGCAACGTCAAAGAGCAGTTCATGATCGCCTTCATGATCGCCGGCGTCTGCTGCTTTGTCTTCTATCGCCTGACAGGCAAATGGTGGTGGCTGCTTCTGGCGGGTGCAACGCTGGTCTGGGGTCCCATGTTCAAGCAGACGGGCCTGTCGGCCATCGCCGCGACGGGGCTATTCGTATTGCTTCAGCCGGTGCTGCGTCGCGAGAGCTGGAAGAAGGCGGGCAGAGACCTTGTGCTGATGACAGCCGGGGCGCTGGTGGTCCTGGTCCCAATCCTCGGCTGGTACGCGAGCATGGGATCGCCCGTGGGTTTCTGGCCCTATTCGTTCCTCTATGGGCCGCTGTTGCCGACGGCGAGTTCTTCGGAGTCAGAGGCGACCGAACCGCAGGCGGAGCAGGAGGCAACTGTGGTCGCGAAGCCCGCGAGCGGTCTGGTCTTGCGGTTCCTTCCGGGCTATGTCCGCCACAGTTGGGAA
This region includes:
- a CDS encoding right-handed parallel beta-helix repeat-containing protein, with translation MIRRRFLLVPAVLTAGLVLAIAAPGASQDAPASSWPALERAAQAFAEGKLAEATEGFEAVARDPSAGSFVRGLALFGLAEVAMARQDTAVAIAAWERLAADTALLRFHRDDAKRRIAEAKRIATGLPARDPAAYREPLPILPKPGRVLYVAPTGDDAADGSRETPFGSLERARDAVRSLKRSGGRELPKGGVKVVIGAGEYPWERTLQLTGEDSGTTEAPVVYEGPDDGKAILRGGVRVTGWKPISDAAVRDKLDESVRGRVLQADLRALDVDDWGDATSLRRQPELFVDGKPQTLARWPNEGFVKTGEILGTDTFKVWNTIEGCRDGKFRYVEDRPSRWLDESDVRLYGYWFWDWFEEYQTVVSIDAEEKTFTLARPYSNYGYRKDQRYYALNVFRELDAEGEWYLDRQARIVYWLPPQGLDVSKAEVVLSVFDRPFITLTDVEHLVVRGLTLQEGRGDGIHVRGAAECLIADCTLQRFGGDAIVVEGGLHHGIFNCTMRTLGCGGTRVAGGDRRTLTPGGHFVENCTVSNISRLKRTYAPAVHLDGCGNRIAHNLFEDIPSSAMRIEGNDHLIELNWIRNVVRESDDQGGLDMFGNPLYRGVVIRWNRWSDIRGGTQHGAAGVRLDDMISGVAIYGNLFERCGAVHFGGVQIHGGKENLVEGNLFVDCLAGLTFSRWGESRWLEAIERFLPQAAEPAYASRYPELADLKGDANVNMIGRNLFARCESVFQRDGGVQVAALNAVADGALAQQIASGVTLSADSSLLRSILFEPIPVDEIGPYKVNRP
- a CDS encoding glycosyltransferase family 2 protein, with amino-acid sequence MTQDGSQTELSVVVPLLDERDNLRPLYDQIKQAIDGRYAYEILFVDDGSTDGGFDILTEFHSADPHVRVIRFRKNFGQTAALSAGFAHARGDVIVAMDADLQNDPADIPMLVARLHEGYDVVSGWRKERHDKALTRRLPSRMANWLISTITGVKLHDYGCTLKAYRREVLAETKLYGEMHRFIPALASWSGARITECVVNHRPRTAGVAKYGLARTWKVILDLITVKFLGSFSTKPIYIFGGLGALTAVGAVLSGLMVLYQKFIASYHLAMNRNPLLVLTAMLITATIQFVLMGLLAELLVRTYHESQGRPTYVIREVLDASGPVERSE